One genomic region from Candidatus Saccharimonadia bacterium encodes:
- a CDS encoding phosphoglycerate kinase: protein MNKQTIRDIDVQNKTIFARLDWNVPVENGAVTDAFRIEATRSTLEYLWSKNCKIVIASHLGRPDGKPDPKFSLEPVAQKAAEVLGRPVKFVSDCVGPEAEAAVAALQLGGMLCLENVRFHREEEANDPAFAKQLAAFGDIFVYDAFASYRPHASTEGISHYLPAVAGLLVEREVDTITGAVEHPNRPLVAVIGGAKVSTKLEILTNLIPKVDAMLLTGPIANTFALVQGTNIGLSVAERDAEADVKKLLAIAESENTHLVLPADVMVSESLTEAKNLHQTPLAGVGAKEYIVDAAPNYGARLKSEIYDFLDFDGKSTVIWNGPLGITEVKEFRAGSRAMADAIIASKAVSIIGGGDTADFIDGEGLHDQFTWVSTGGGASLELMSGKGLACVDALLDKQLA from the coding sequence ATGAACAAGCAAACCATCCGCGACATTGATGTCCAAAATAAAACCATTTTCGCTCGCCTCGATTGGAACGTCCCGGTCGAAAACGGCGCCGTCACCGACGCCTTTCGCATCGAAGCCACCCGCTCCACCCTGGAGTACCTCTGGAGTAAAAACTGCAAAATAGTCATCGCGAGCCACCTCGGCCGCCCCGATGGTAAGCCTGATCCCAAATTTAGCCTCGAACCAGTAGCCCAAAAAGCTGCCGAAGTATTGGGCCGGCCAGTGAAATTCGTGTCCGATTGCGTCGGCCCCGAAGCCGAAGCAGCCGTGGCCGCCCTCCAGCTCGGCGGCATGCTGTGCCTCGAAAACGTGCGCTTCCATCGCGAAGAAGAAGCCAACGACCCCGCCTTCGCCAAGCAGCTGGCCGCTTTCGGCGACATCTTCGTCTACGACGCCTTTGCTTCCTATCGCCCGCACGCCTCCACCGAAGGCATTTCGCACTACCTGCCCGCCGTGGCCGGCCTGCTGGTGGAGCGCGAAGTCGACACCATTACCGGGGCCGTCGAGCATCCCAACCGCCCGCTCGTGGCCGTGATCGGCGGCGCCAAAGTCTCCACCAAGCTCGAGATTCTCACCAACCTCATTCCCAAAGTCGACGCCATGCTGCTCACCGGCCCCATCGCCAACACGTTTGCGCTCGTGCAGGGTACCAATATCGGCCTCAGCGTAGCCGAGCGCGACGCCGAAGCCGACGTCAAAAAGCTCCTGGCCATAGCCGAGAGCGAAAACACCCACCTCGTGCTCCCGGCCGACGTCATGGTCTCAGAAAGCCTTACCGAAGCCAAAAACCTGCACCAAACGCCCCTAGCCGGCGTAGGCGCCAAAGAGTATATCGTGGATGCCGCCCCAAACTACGGCGCCCGCCTCAAGTCCGAAATCTACGATTTCCTCGATTTTGACGGCAAATCCACCGTCATCTGGAACGGACCGCTCGGCATCACCGAGGTCAAAGAATTTCGCGCCGGCTCCCGCGCCATGGCCGACGCCATCATCGCGTCCAAGGCCGTCTCGATCATCGGCGGCGGCGACACCGCCGATTTCATCGACGGCGAAGGCCTGCACGACCAATTCACCTGGGTCTCCACCGGCGGCGGCGCCAGCCTCGAGCTCATGAGCGGCAAAGGCCTGGCCTGCGTCGACGCCCTGCTCGACAAACAATTGGCATAA
- the pyk gene encoding pyruvate kinase has product MLAASFKRTKIIATIGPASNSPQVLEQLMLAGVNAFRLNFSHGTQEEHGEVLKIARKLSAKHERPVAVIADLQGPKIRVGTLPADGLPFVRDNLVRFQYGATFDSTGIIPVQHDISRYLKKGERIFLRDGMIQIEVHKIEKGLITGQVLTPGLLYSNQGMNLPDSDLGGDILTSKDISDIEFAVKAKADYIALSFVQTAQDILSLKERLAKFGSDLRVIAKVETAAAVANLEEIVIASDALMVARGDLAVETMPEAVPAVQRRMIELAKHHRKTVIVATQMLESMIQSPQPTRAEVSDVATAVMEGTDAVMLSGETAMGLFPVETVRMMKRVILYAEREENHVHMGDHVEFVGGEPANAISAAAVVLAHQLPAKVIVAETSSGQTARNISALRPNVPIIMVTDHERVYYQMAIVWGGKSYLAESMEDATDHVLRLLKSAGNIHKGDNAVVASGNQPGLIGGTDKVVIKVA; this is encoded by the coding sequence ATGTTAGCTGCATCATTCAAACGCACCAAAATTATCGCCACCATTGGCCCCGCCTCTAACTCCCCGCAAGTACTGGAACAACTCATGCTTGCGGGGGTTAATGCGTTCCGCCTTAACTTTTCGCATGGCACCCAAGAGGAGCACGGCGAAGTCCTCAAGATTGCCCGCAAACTCAGTGCCAAGCATGAGCGCCCCGTCGCCGTCATCGCCGACCTTCAGGGCCCCAAGATCCGCGTCGGCACTTTGCCGGCCGACGGCCTGCCGTTCGTCCGCGATAATTTGGTGCGGTTCCAATATGGAGCCACGTTTGACTCCACTGGCATCATTCCCGTGCAACATGATATTTCGCGCTACCTCAAAAAAGGCGAGCGCATTTTTCTGCGCGATGGCATGATCCAGATTGAAGTTCACAAAATCGAAAAAGGCCTTATCACCGGCCAAGTTCTCACGCCCGGCCTCCTCTACTCCAACCAAGGCATGAACCTACCCGACTCTGATCTTGGCGGCGACATCCTCACCTCCAAGGACATATCCGACATTGAATTCGCGGTGAAGGCCAAGGCCGATTACATCGCCCTCTCCTTTGTTCAGACGGCCCAAGATATCCTGAGTCTCAAGGAGCGGCTAGCCAAATTCGGCTCCGATCTGCGCGTGATTGCCAAGGTCGAAACCGCCGCCGCCGTCGCCAACCTCGAAGAGATCGTGATCGCTAGCGACGCTCTCATGGTGGCCCGCGGCGACCTGGCCGTCGAAACCATGCCCGAGGCCGTACCCGCTGTGCAGCGTCGCATGATCGAGCTGGCGAAGCATCATCGCAAGACCGTCATCGTGGCCACTCAAATGCTCGAGAGCATGATTCAATCCCCGCAACCCACCCGCGCCGAAGTGTCAGACGTGGCCACCGCTGTCATGGAGGGCACCGACGCCGTGATGCTCTCCGGCGAAACCGCCATGGGCCTCTTCCCGGTCGAAACCGTGCGCATGATGAAGCGCGTCATCCTTTATGCCGAGCGCGAAGAAAACCACGTCCACATGGGCGATCACGTGGAGTTTGTGGGCGGAGAACCCGCCAACGCCATCTCCGCCGCCGCCGTGGTACTGGCCCATCAGCTGCCCGCCAAAGTCATCGTGGCCGAAACCAGCTCTGGCCAAACCGCCCGCAACATTTCCGCCCTGCGTCCCAACGTGCCCATCATCATGGTGACCGATCACGAGCGGGTCTACTACCAAATGGCTATCGTCTGGGGCGGCAAATCCTATCTCGCCGAATCCATGGAAGACGCCACCGACCACGTCCTGCGCCTGCTCAAATCCGCCGGCAACATTCACAAAGGCGACAACGCCGTCGTAGCTTCTGGCAATCAGCCAGGACTCATCGGCGGCACCGACAAGGTTGTCATCAAGGTCGCCTAG
- a CDS encoding triose-phosphate isomerase, which yields MKRLIVANWKMNLGPGEASLLMRRLDEHIEAKSSTEIVICPPAIDLYPLAKDLDRKKFKLGAQNVHYLDSGPYTGEISPAMLAGLADYVIVGHSERRAMGEDDSLIAAKLSAAVRNNLTPVLCIGENLHDHQHNLAERVVVDQLTAALANLTADDIAGLVIAYEPVWAINHHDGHPPRPATPDDIRFAYRAIRTTLEELYGEGGLAGVRLLYGGSVDPDHCRAYLEMDHVDGLLPGTSSLNYESFAKIVKTVQSL from the coding sequence ATGAAGCGCCTCATAGTTGCCAACTGGAAGATGAACCTGGGCCCGGGCGAGGCCAGCTTGCTCATGCGCCGGCTCGATGAGCACATTGAAGCCAAATCCAGCACCGAAATCGTCATTTGCCCGCCGGCTATCGATCTCTACCCGCTGGCCAAAGACCTCGACCGCAAGAAATTTAAGCTCGGCGCTCAAAACGTCCATTACCTCGATTCCGGCCCCTACACCGGCGAAATCTCTCCCGCCATGCTCGCCGGCCTAGCCGATTACGTCATTGTCGGACACTCCGAGCGCCGGGCGATGGGGGAGGATGACTCGCTCATCGCCGCCAAGCTGTCCGCTGCGGTGCGCAACAACCTCACGCCCGTGCTGTGCATCGGCGAAAATCTCCACGACCACCAGCACAACCTCGCCGAGCGTGTCGTGGTCGATCAACTCACGGCCGCGCTCGCCAACCTCACGGCCGACGATATTGCCGGCCTGGTCATCGCCTACGAGCCGGTGTGGGCCATCAATCACCACGACGGCCATCCGCCGCGCCCCGCCACCCCCGACGATATCCGTTTTGCTTACCGCGCCATCCGCACCACCCTCGAGGAACTCTACGGCGAAGGCGGCCTCGCGGGCGTCCGGCTGCTCTACGGCGGCAGTGTCGACCCCGACCACTGCCGGGCCTACCTAGAAATGGATCACGTCGACGGCCTCTTGCCCGGCACCTCCAGCCTCAACTACGAATCGTTCGCCAAAATCGTCAAAACCGTCCAAAGCCTGTAA
- a CDS encoding UvrD-helicase domain-containing protein, which translates to MVHPLLTELNDQQRVAAQTTEGPVLILAGAGSGKTKALTHRVAYLVAEKHESPQSILAVTFTNKAAGEMRGRVLTLLGQNPQNRGYFPFIGTFHSICLRLLRREAVEIGLASNFLVFDSADSQSAIKRAMRNLGIDDKQLTPGLIHGLISSAKNELISPAQYTKLASGRAQAAAAQVYPAYQALLKEAGALDFDDLIYRTVSMFKDYPPILAKYQQQFKYILVDEYQDTNHAQYQITKLLASAHHNICVIGDDDQAIYSWRGANFQNILDFEKDYPTATVIKLEQNYRSTKRILDAAHAVIAKNRVRSDKKLWTDRGDGVGIGIVNVYNEIQEAETIVARVQDLRASEKRELSDFAVLYRTNAQSRSLEEGFLRAGLPYKIVGGTRFYERKEIKDAIAYLRYIYQPDDSVSFGRIINLPARGLGDVSLQRLEAWRRRQFVRQAGSAEGESPEHGGAGPDIGPAEETDRVRRREGDSPAATTLSLLEACRRADQVPGLQAKAVNSLQAFALLIDGLRDEAQKLAVGPLLNLVLKRSGYLTFLDDNSIQAADRIENVKELLSVAETWGELSLEGFLEEIALIADIDNYSQDTNAVTLMTLHAAKGLEFPVVFIPGAEEGIFPHSRALFDADQMEEERRLCYVGMTRARERLYLLYANSRLLYGATNHNPPSRFLLEIPAELQDSGSEWAGAALTAAAAGHATGAGSWSAQPMYATTEAQAATHREAMLGLDLAPGDRIRHAKFGDGIVAAVSGDEVTAAFEGIGTKRLSLSFAPIEKIS; encoded by the coding sequence ATGGTGCATCCATTACTCACCGAACTCAACGACCAGCAGCGCGTCGCCGCCCAGACCACCGAGGGGCCGGTGCTCATCCTGGCCGGCGCCGGCTCAGGCAAAACCAAAGCCCTCACCCACCGCGTCGCCTACCTCGTGGCCGAAAAGCACGAGTCGCCGCAAAGCATTCTGGCCGTCACCTTCACCAACAAAGCCGCCGGCGAAATGCGCGGCCGCGTGCTCACCCTGCTCGGCCAAAACCCCCAAAACCGCGGCTATTTCCCCTTCATCGGCACCTTCCACTCCATCTGCCTGCGCCTGCTGCGCCGCGAAGCTGTCGAAATCGGCCTGGCCTCCAACTTCCTGGTATTCGACTCCGCCGATTCGCAATCCGCCATCAAGCGGGCCATGCGCAACCTCGGCATCGACGACAAGCAGCTCACCCCCGGCCTCATCCACGGCCTCATTTCGTCGGCCAAAAACGAACTCATCAGCCCGGCGCAATACACCAAACTCGCCAGCGGCCGGGCCCAAGCCGCCGCCGCGCAGGTTTACCCCGCCTACCAGGCACTCCTCAAAGAAGCCGGCGCCCTCGACTTCGACGATCTCATTTACCGCACGGTCAGCATGTTCAAAGACTACCCCCCCATCCTCGCCAAATATCAGCAGCAGTTCAAATACATCCTGGTCGACGAATACCAAGACACCAACCACGCGCAGTATCAAATCACCAAACTCCTGGCCAGCGCCCACCATAATATCTGCGTTATCGGCGACGACGACCAGGCAATTTACTCCTGGCGCGGCGCCAACTTCCAAAATATTCTTGATTTCGAAAAAGATTACCCCACCGCCACCGTCATTAAGCTCGAGCAAAATTATCGCTCCACCAAGCGCATTCTCGACGCCGCCCACGCCGTAATCGCCAAAAACCGCGTCCGCTCAGACAAAAAACTCTGGACCGATCGCGGCGACGGCGTCGGCATCGGCATCGTCAACGTCTACAACGAAATCCAAGAAGCCGAAACCATCGTGGCGCGCGTCCAAGACCTGCGCGCCTCCGAGAAGCGCGAGCTCTCCGATTTTGCTGTGCTCTACCGCACCAACGCCCAGTCGCGCTCGCTCGAAGAAGGCTTTTTGCGCGCCGGCCTACCCTACAAAATCGTCGGCGGCACGCGCTTTTACGAGCGCAAAGAAATCAAAGACGCTATCGCCTACCTGCGCTACATTTACCAGCCCGACGACTCCGTGAGCTTCGGCCGCATCATCAACCTGCCGGCGCGAGGATTGGGCGACGTGTCGTTGCAACGTCTGGAAGCGTGGAGAAGGAGACAATTTGTAAGGCAGGCGGGTAGTGCGGAGGGAGAATCACCCGAGCACGGAGGCGCCGGTCCTGATATCGGTCCCGCCGAAGAGACGGACCGCGTTCGCCGACGCGAGGGTGATTCTCCCGCAGCAACAACCCTGAGCCTCCTCGAAGCCTGCCGCCGCGCCGACCAAGTCCCCGGCCTCCAAGCCAAAGCCGTGAATTCGCTCCAGGCCTTTGCGCTCCTCATCGACGGTCTGCGCGACGAAGCCCAAAAGCTGGCCGTAGGACCGCTACTAAACTTGGTACTAAAGCGATCAGGCTACCTCACCTTCCTCGACGACAACTCCATCCAGGCCGCCGACCGCATCGAAAACGTCAAAGAATTACTCAGTGTAGCCGAAACCTGGGGCGAACTCTCGCTCGAAGGCTTTCTCGAAGAAATCGCCCTCATCGCCGACATCGACAATTATTCCCAGGACACCAACGCCGTCACCCTCATGACGCTCCATGCCGCCAAAGGTCTCGAATTTCCCGTAGTATTCATTCCCGGCGCCGAAGAGGGGATATTCCCGCACTCGAGGGCTTTATTCGACGCCGATCAAATGGAGGAAGAGCGCCGCTTATGCTACGTCGGCATGACGCGCGCCCGCGAGCGCTTGTATCTGCTCTATGCCAACTCGCGTCTGCTCTACGGAGCCACCAACCACAATCCGCCGTCGCGCTTTTTGCTCGAAATCCCGGCCGAGCTCCAAGACAGCGGCTCCGAGTGGGCCGGCGCCGCGCTCACCGCGGCCGCGGCCGGGCATGCCACGGGCGCCGGCAGCTGGAGCGCGCAGCCCATGTACGCCACCACCGAGGCCCAGGCCGCGACGCATCGCGAGGCCATGCTCGGCCTCGACCTCGCCCCCGGCGACCGCATCCGCCACGCCAAATTTGGCGACGGCATCGTAGCGGCCGTTTCCGGCGACGAAGTCACCGCCGCCTTCGAAGGCATCGGCACCAAGCGGCTATCGCTGAGCTTCGCCCCCATCGAGAAAATCAGCTAG
- a CDS encoding UDP-glucose/GDP-mannose dehydrogenase family protein, which yields MKSSVNVAVIGTGYVGLTTGACLASLGHDVVCVDVDERKIEQLRAGHMPIMEAGLEELVQAGVAAGRLRFVVGAAGVVGDRRVVMMCVPTPQAADGSANLSYLMAATAEIKDHLAPGAVVVNKSTVPVGTAERVAQALGRADVAVASNPEFLREGTAVADFLGPDRIVIGSADPAAARVVAGLYGGVEAPVMLVDARTAELIKYASNAFLATKISFANSISAISEELGANAHDVLAGVGADSRIGPQFLQPGPGWGGSCFPKDTQALMGLAASVGYEFELMQAVVRANAAQTERMVELVRRLAGGRLAGARVAVWGLSFKAGTDDTRESPALRVIAALLAAGATVAAYDPAASAPAGVIAAASALEAADGADVLAVLTEWPEFAAVSPAEVAQRLAHRRVLDTRRLLDAEAYTGFGFTMHIVGVGHLDHKRS from the coding sequence GTGAAATCTTCTGTTAATGTTGCTGTGATTGGAACCGGATATGTTGGCCTCACCACGGGGGCGTGCTTGGCGAGCCTGGGGCACGATGTGGTGTGCGTGGATGTGGACGAGCGCAAAATTGAACAATTGCGGGCTGGGCACATGCCTATCATGGAGGCCGGCCTCGAGGAATTAGTGCAGGCCGGCGTGGCGGCTGGCCGGCTGCGGTTTGTGGTGGGCGCGGCCGGAGTGGTAGGGGACCGGCGCGTGGTGATGATGTGTGTACCCACCCCGCAGGCCGCCGACGGCTCGGCCAACCTCAGCTACCTCATGGCGGCTACGGCCGAAATCAAGGATCACCTCGCCCCCGGCGCCGTGGTGGTCAACAAATCCACCGTGCCGGTGGGCACCGCCGAGCGGGTGGCGCAGGCACTGGGCCGCGCCGACGTGGCCGTGGCGTCCAATCCCGAATTTTTGCGCGAAGGCACTGCCGTGGCCGACTTTTTGGGCCCCGACCGCATCGTGATCGGCTCGGCCGACCCGGCAGCGGCTCGGGTGGTGGCTGGGCTGTATGGCGGCGTCGAGGCCCCCGTGATGCTCGTAGACGCGCGCACTGCCGAACTCATTAAGTATGCCTCAAATGCCTTTCTAGCGACCAAAATATCGTTTGCCAACTCCATCAGCGCCATCAGCGAGGAGCTCGGCGCCAACGCCCACGATGTGCTGGCCGGGGTGGGCGCCGATAGCCGCATTGGGCCGCAGTTTTTGCAGCCCGGACCCGGCTGGGGCGGATCGTGTTTTCCCAAGGACACGCAGGCACTCATGGGGCTGGCGGCCTCGGTGGGGTACGAATTTGAACTGATGCAGGCCGTGGTGCGCGCCAACGCCGCCCAAACCGAGCGCATGGTAGAGCTGGTGCGGCGGCTCGCCGGCGGCCGGCTGGCCGGTGCCCGCGTGGCGGTGTGGGGCCTGAGCTTCAAGGCCGGCACCGACGACACCCGCGAGTCGCCGGCGCTGCGCGTCATCGCCGCGCTGCTGGCAGCCGGCGCCACCGTGGCCGCCTACGACCCCGCCGCCTCGGCGCCCGCCGGCGTGATCGCGGCTGCTAGCGCCCTCGAGGCGGCCGACGGCGCCGACGTGCTGGCGGTGCTCACCGAGTGGCCCGAGTTTGCCGCCGTGAGCCCCGCCGAGGTGGCGCAGCGCCTGGCGCACCGGCGCGTGCTCGACACCCGCCGGCTCCTCGACGCCGAGGCCTACACCGGTTTTGGCTTTACCATGCACATTGTGGGCGTCGGCCACCTTGACCATAAGCGGTCTTAA
- a CDS encoding carbohydrate binding domain-containing protein has translation MNKKNLYLVGFIILLNILVYRVWFLGFGIMTHGDWSYVSRVSADTLRIHYFSLWLSDYSFGRILVDVGQAPTYAFYGFLSAALQIDFALAERLVHLWPAVLLTPLGAFFLVWKIFKNRIAAILGAIIYSCNTYFLILLTGHLTLAGAYALAPWVLLAYLEFLEKESLRYGIWAGLLLSASSAYEPRAAYIIAWILVFAAAGQGVAKIIDHKKINEIISYTLRSIIPFAIFGLLNFFWIFAFTKINGAIGADILSRGLFGNAFYDINEALTLFHPFWNGGRPIPFIINHIPLYFWLLPVAATLGIFLNKSRRTIIFFATLGILGIFLTKQVDTPFPQAYQWLYAHFPGFGAYREASKFYLLIALSYTVLIPGAYIALKKIGHKYLSLGFAAALASIMVVNLAPIISGTIQTTFASRTIPESYTALNKLLDESSFSRTLWAPKDSRWALDSDMHPKVGAIDIAQSSWVDFIKRTVDGSYLTTEEQAMEVFQNPFAPELLADGVIKYVVVPLRDTKNDDDFFINYGDIRSNYTDLLDKMPFLKRVNTGINDIALYQNTNVKPYVSTFSNLYSIPGMPALQGSLNFAKQALGEKDFNFVSGEEKTYARKITDLFGTFEDMQPTRDRELASKEDLRGSTIYRPARFSEYEYRVAGNELQILSRDLRKNLGATRGVANAASFSIIKRINVAREPDIYLDIDGKITKLNASDNQEHYLGSNVEKIGVYSATTGNNVINGSFESGLWQDKVQDCNNYDGSPSISVRQSSVASDGKYSLNMTAQKHMACTASAPLPIRADFYLTAMDYKIHNGTYAAYQISNSETKEVLGKYNLRAPDDAWRTYATIQARPSGATNLGVTLMARPSEQQSKLAETNYDNVKIVGLKKLDSLDFGQNQFEPFQSGPTAYRDQAYTYENIVPNGSFENGLWEKNVGDCGAYDDKPKIGMNISTKASDGRRSLELHASRHIACTSANNIPIEPNGTYQITFDYTTNGTQSAGYSVILDDPQKTKITERISIASTIWKKYQSTFVIPPGAKIANITLYAYSEDDGAESVVRYDDLRVIKTPDITGKYFALTNANITVKPPKDISFKAPSQTARTISIRAATTPFYLAMAEAYHPDWRLEINNGKVKGLGSWLPWAKPDAVAAGDHFKLNDFENGWYVDVDKLCGQQKLCTQNADGSYDLEMVAEFTPQRWFYIGLIVSGGTLVACIGFLAWDWRRRRHGQDRG, from the coding sequence ATGAATAAGAAGAATTTATACCTGGTCGGCTTCATCATACTTCTGAACATCCTGGTTTATCGAGTGTGGTTTCTTGGGTTCGGGATAATGACTCATGGGGATTGGAGCTATGTCTCTCGCGTAAGCGCCGATACGCTGAGAATCCATTATTTTTCACTTTGGCTGTCAGACTATTCGTTTGGGCGCATTCTCGTCGACGTTGGGCAGGCCCCCACCTATGCATTTTATGGGTTCTTGTCAGCTGCCCTGCAGATCGATTTTGCCCTGGCCGAAAGGCTCGTGCACCTCTGGCCAGCAGTGCTCCTCACTCCGCTCGGGGCCTTTTTTCTGGTATGGAAGATTTTTAAAAACCGAATCGCAGCCATACTGGGCGCCATCATATATTCCTGTAATACCTATTTTTTAATCCTACTGACCGGGCATCTAACGCTCGCGGGCGCATATGCGCTTGCCCCGTGGGTGCTGCTCGCATATTTAGAGTTCTTAGAGAAGGAGAGCCTTCGTTATGGCATCTGGGCTGGCCTCCTGCTCTCGGCGTCGTCGGCCTATGAACCCCGAGCCGCATACATAATTGCCTGGATCCTCGTCTTCGCCGCCGCCGGCCAGGGCGTCGCAAAAATCATTGATCATAAAAAAATTAACGAGATCATAAGCTATACGCTGCGCTCAATTATTCCGTTTGCCATATTCGGGCTGCTCAATTTCTTTTGGATTTTTGCTTTCACCAAAATCAACGGTGCAATTGGCGCGGATATTCTGTCGCGAGGGTTATTCGGAAATGCGTTTTACGACATTAATGAAGCCCTAACCCTGTTTCACCCCTTCTGGAACGGTGGACGACCAATACCATTTATTATTAACCACATCCCATTGTATTTCTGGCTGCTTCCCGTCGCCGCAACTCTCGGGATATTCTTGAATAAATCCAGAAGAACGATAATTTTCTTTGCCACACTTGGCATTCTGGGAATATTTCTAACAAAACAGGTAGACACTCCCTTTCCGCAGGCGTATCAATGGCTCTACGCGCACTTTCCCGGCTTCGGTGCGTATAGAGAGGCGAGCAAATTCTACCTACTAATCGCGTTATCGTATACGGTTCTCATCCCCGGCGCATATATTGCGTTGAAGAAAATCGGCCATAAGTACCTCTCCCTAGGCTTTGCGGCAGCTCTCGCGAGCATTATGGTAGTAAACTTAGCTCCCATCATAAGCGGTACGATCCAGACCACGTTCGCAAGTCGTACAATCCCAGAGTCTTATACGGCTCTCAACAAATTGTTGGACGAATCGTCTTTTTCCAGGACGCTGTGGGCCCCCAAGGACTCGCGATGGGCGCTAGACTCCGACATGCACCCGAAAGTAGGGGCAATCGATATAGCGCAATCCTCGTGGGTCGATTTCATCAAACGCACCGTGGATGGTAGCTACCTGACCACCGAGGAGCAGGCCATGGAGGTTTTCCAGAATCCGTTTGCACCCGAGCTTCTAGCGGACGGAGTCATTAAATATGTCGTAGTCCCGTTAAGGGATACTAAAAATGACGATGATTTCTTCATTAATTACGGCGATATCCGAAGCAACTACACCGATTTGCTCGATAAAATGCCGTTCTTAAAACGGGTTAATACTGGCATCAACGACATCGCACTCTACCAAAACACGAATGTTAAGCCCTATGTCTCAACCTTCAGCAATCTATATTCAATCCCGGGCATGCCAGCACTCCAGGGATCGCTCAACTTTGCGAAACAGGCCCTAGGAGAGAAAGATTTCAACTTTGTGAGTGGCGAAGAGAAGACTTATGCTCGAAAGATAACGGACTTATTTGGCACTTTCGAAGACATGCAACCAACTCGGGACCGCGAGCTTGCTAGCAAGGAGGACCTGAGGGGGTCAACGATTTATCGGCCAGCCAGATTTAGCGAGTACGAATATCGCGTGGCGGGGAATGAACTACAGATTTTGTCGCGAGATCTCAGAAAAAACCTAGGTGCAACCAGGGGAGTAGCCAACGCGGCTAGTTTTTCAATTATAAAACGGATAAATGTTGCACGAGAGCCCGACATATATCTGGATATTGACGGAAAAATTACAAAACTTAACGCGAGCGACAACCAGGAGCATTATCTTGGGTCTAACGTTGAAAAAATTGGAGTCTACTCTGCCACGACAGGCAATAACGTCATCAACGGATCGTTCGAAAGCGGTTTATGGCAGGACAAAGTACAAGATTGCAATAATTACGACGGTAGTCCCTCGATATCCGTGAGACAAAGTTCGGTGGCTTCCGATGGAAAATACTCTCTAAATATGACGGCACAGAAACACATGGCCTGTACCGCCTCAGCGCCCTTACCAATTCGAGCAGATTTTTATCTCACAGCCATGGATTACAAAATACACAATGGTACCTACGCTGCGTACCAGATCAGCAACTCGGAAACAAAGGAAGTCTTGGGAAAATATAACCTGCGAGCGCCCGATGATGCGTGGCGCACGTATGCCACGATTCAGGCTCGTCCCTCTGGGGCTACCAATCTCGGCGTTACTCTCATGGCAAGACCATCTGAGCAGCAGAGTAAGCTCGCGGAAACAAATTACGACAATGTAAAAATCGTTGGCCTAAAAAAGCTCGATTCTCTGGATTTTGGACAGAACCAATTCGAGCCCTTCCAGAGTGGCCCGACGGCGTATCGAGATCAGGCCTATACGTACGAGAACATCGTTCCGAATGGTTCGTTCGAAAATGGGCTTTGGGAAAAAAATGTTGGCGATTGCGGCGCGTATGACGACAAGCCCAAGATAGGGATGAATATAAGTACAAAAGCGAGCGATGGTAGGCGATCCCTCGAGCTCCATGCTTCGCGGCACATTGCCTGCACCAGCGCCAATAATATCCCCATTGAGCCAAATGGGACTTACCAAATTACTTTTGACTACACCACGAACGGCACGCAGAGTGCCGGATATTCCGTAATTTTAGACGATCCTCAGAAGACGAAAATCACAGAGCGTATATCCATCGCCTCAACGATATGGAAGAAATACCAGTCGACGTTTGTAATTCCTCCCGGCGCGAAAATTGCGAACATTACCTTATACGCATATTCAGAAGATGATGGCGCAGAGTCAGTCGTACGTTATGACGACCTTCGAGTGATAAAGACCCCTGATATCACCGGCAAATATTTCGCCCTGACAAACGCGAACATTACAGTGAAGCCACCAAAAGACATTAGCTTTAAGGCTCCAAGTCAAACAGCGAGAACGATCTCAATACGGGCTGCCACCACCCCGTTCTACCTCGCAATGGCCGAGGCTTACCATCCGGATTGGCGTCTCGAAATCAACAACGGCAAGGTGAAGGGGCTGGGATCGTGGCTGCCGTGGGCCAAGCCCGATGCAGTCGCTGCGGGGGATCACTTCAAGCTCAATGATTTCGAAAACGGCTGGTACGTGGATGTCGATAAACTCTGCGGACAGCAGAAGCTCTGCACTCAAAATGCCGATGGTTCATACGATCTCGAGATGGTAGCCGAATTTACGCCGCAGCGATGGTTCTACATCGGGCTCATCGTGAGCGGCGGCACCCTCGTGGCGTGCATCGGATTCCTGGCTTGGGACTGGCGCCGACGACGACATGGGCAGGATAGAGGCTAG